A genomic segment from Paenibacillus sp. FSL K6-1096 encodes:
- a CDS encoding glycosyltransferase codes for MKERLLFLSARRHAPEQDKEEDLRTKNILGILLERFDIDLLEDYRWRRDTPDLHSPSLKAHQVQRPAVLRRTLLSPLNRLRTGPPGTGGSKPLRTAITEMCRQHTYSHVFISNNMPGTALDLVASLLPGAFIITDARRTGGRETERQADGANGFSRGYHKLNAALLRREERRLMNRTGLLLTATEWDALSYKALSFMDAGKVHVIPPYIDLNMPPYADQGNGCRENLVILHWNMHTVQGREKALIFIENIYPLVKAAVPDSSCCILSGNVHPEVAAAVKRDTSIEIIGEPAQAASYMRRARAAVTSLEEGCGHPARILEAWAQRTPVVSGLKGTEALYCEPGRNILLAETPDAYAEHLVRLLTMPELGSIIAEQAYRTLRKHYTADGVKKKLMSLI; via the coding sequence ATGAAAGAGAGATTGTTGTTTCTGTCCGCCCGCCGCCATGCCCCGGAACAAGATAAGGAGGAAGACCTTAGAACAAAGAATATTCTTGGAATTCTGCTGGAACGGTTTGATATTGATCTGCTGGAGGATTACCGCTGGCGCCGGGATACGCCGGACCTTCACAGTCCGTCCCTTAAGGCTCATCAGGTGCAGCGGCCCGCCGTCCTGCGGAGAACGCTGCTGTCCCCGCTGAACAGGCTCAGAACAGGCCCGCCGGGGACCGGCGGCAGCAAGCCGCTGCGTACTGCAATCACCGAGATGTGCCGGCAGCACACCTACAGTCATGTTTTTATCTCGAATAACATGCCTGGAACTGCGCTGGATCTGGTAGCCTCGCTTCTGCCGGGCGCGTTCATCATCACCGATGCCCGCCGCACCGGAGGCCGTGAGACAGAGCGGCAGGCGGATGGTGCCAACGGGTTCAGCAGAGGCTATCACAAGCTGAATGCGGCGCTGCTGCGCCGCGAAGAGCGGAGATTGATGAACAGGACCGGCCTGCTGCTTACGGCAACGGAATGGGATGCGCTGTCCTATAAGGCGTTATCCTTCATGGATGCAGGCAAGGTGCATGTCATTCCGCCCTATATCGATTTGAACATGCCGCCTTATGCGGATCAAGGGAACGGATGCAGAGAGAACTTGGTGATTCTGCACTGGAACATGCATACAGTTCAGGGCAGGGAGAAGGCCTTGATATTCATTGAGAACATCTATCCTCTTGTGAAAGCGGCGGTGCCGGATTCAAGCTGCTGTATTCTCAGCGGCAATGTGCATCCTGAGGTGGCTGCAGCCGTGAAGAGGGACACTTCTATTGAAATCATCGGTGAACCTGCTCAGGCTGCCAGTTATATGCGCCGGGCCAGAGCAGCGGTTACATCCCTGGAGGAAGGCTGCGGCCATCCGGCCCGCATACTGGAGGCCTGGGCTCAGCGCACACCTGTGGTCAGCGGCCTGAAGGGAACGGAGGCTCTGTACTGTGAACCCGGCCGGAATATTCTGCTGGCGGAAACGCCGGACGCCTATGCTGAACATCTTGTGCGGTTGTTGACAATGCCGGAGCTTGGCTCGATTATTGCGGAGCAGGCCTACCGTACGCTCAGGAAGCATTACACGGCAGACGGGGTAAAGAAGAAGCTGATGAGTCTGATATGA
- the murC gene encoding UDP-N-acetylmuramate--L-alanine ligase has translation MDTTERVHFIGIGGYGMSAIARVMLEMGYTVTGSDVAAQELTEKLIAKGAKVFIGHTAEQVKGADLVVYSTALAADNVEWVEAERLKIPILHRSQMLARLLNERKGVAVAGAHGKTTTSSMIALIMEECGVDPTYIIGGEIMNVGTNAKAGQGEYVVAEADESDGSFLQYHPWLAIVTNIEADHLENYGGDFGKLKDAYVQFLNQLREDGTAIVCADDETAKSLLPKVKGKVITYGIHSETADYRATDIVLGDRQVSYTMNHGTEVLGRIKLSIPGQYNLYNSMAAVISCLKSGVAFEAIAGAIVKFHGAKRRFQVLGEVDDILVIDDYAHHPTEIQATISAAKATGKRIIAVFQPQRYTRTFFLLDAFSRAFSEADEVIITDIYSPAGEKQIEGVSSAKLVELIVQNSNAGARHLPTKEAVLADLQNRIAPGDLVITMGAGDIWKVGYALADSLKKR, from the coding sequence TTGGATACTACTGAACGTGTGCATTTTATTGGGATCGGCGGCTATGGCATGAGCGCGATTGCCCGGGTGATGCTGGAAATGGGATATACGGTTACGGGCTCTGACGTAGCTGCACAGGAATTAACGGAGAAGCTGATCGCCAAGGGGGCCAAGGTGTTCATCGGACATACGGCGGAACAGGTAAAAGGCGCGGATCTGGTCGTATATTCTACGGCGCTGGCAGCAGACAACGTGGAATGGGTAGAGGCGGAGCGGCTGAAGATTCCGATTCTGCACCGCTCGCAGATGCTGGCCCGGCTGCTGAATGAGCGCAAGGGCGTAGCGGTTGCCGGAGCGCACGGCAAGACTACGACCTCCTCCATGATTGCTCTAATCATGGAAGAGTGCGGCGTCGACCCCACCTATATTATAGGCGGGGAGATCATGAATGTCGGTACGAATGCCAAGGCGGGACAAGGGGAGTACGTTGTCGCTGAGGCGGATGAAAGCGACGGCTCCTTCCTGCAGTACCATCCTTGGCTTGCCATTGTCACGAATATTGAGGCGGACCATCTGGAGAATTACGGCGGTGACTTCGGCAAGCTGAAGGATGCTTATGTCCAGTTCCTGAATCAGCTGCGCGAGGACGGGACGGCCATTGTCTGCGCGGATGATGAGACGGCGAAGTCCCTGCTGCCGAAGGTGAAGGGGAAGGTCATTACCTACGGCATTCATTCAGAGACGGCGGATTACAGAGCGACGGATATTGTACTGGGCGACCGCCAGGTATCCTACACAATGAACCACGGAACGGAAGTGCTGGGCCGGATTAAGCTCTCCATCCCGGGGCAGTACAATCTGTATAATTCGATGGCGGCGGTGATCTCCTGTCTGAAGTCCGGCGTTGCCTTCGAGGCGATTGCCGGAGCGATCGTGAAGTTCCACGGCGCGAAGCGGCGGTTCCAGGTGCTTGGCGAGGTGGACGATATCCTCGTCATTGATGATTATGCGCACCATCCTACAGAGATTCAGGCCACCATCAGTGCCGCCAAGGCTACCGGCAAACGGATTATCGCCGTATTCCAGCCGCAGCGGTACACACGGACCTTCTTCCTGCTGGATGCGTTCAGCCGCGCGTTCAGCGAAGCGGACGAGGTGATTATCACCGATATCTATTCTCCAGCCGGCGAGAAGCAGATAGAAGGTGTCAGCTCTGCCAAGCTGGTTGAGCTGATTGTCCAGAACAGCAACGCCGGAGCAAGGCATCTGCCGACGAAGGAAGCTGTACTGGCTGATCTGCAGAACCGCATCGCTCCCGGTGATCTGGTCATCACCATGGGAGCCGGCGATATCTGGAAGGTTGGCTATGCTCTGGCGGACAGCCTGAAGAAGCGTTAA